A genomic window from Streptomyces mirabilis includes:
- a CDS encoding ADP-ribosylglycohydrolase family protein, protein MARIPAPNPKLDARAADRAAGVLLGAAVGDALGVPYEFKATLSEDQQPMMIGGGLGPYEPGEYSDDTQMQVCIAQVAATGTDLRDPEALDAIAANFQGWLGEGASDVGNQTSLILSIAARAPGSAGTAMREAAREYTAGNARSAGNGSLMRTGIVALAHLGDPAAMAEAAIAVSALTHPDPDCADACVLWCSGIRTAVLDGTFDGVRAGLNFLPAERRDTWAERLDEAEAHPPRHFTNNGWVVHALQAAWSAITRTAVPELSPAEGSFPAQHLQLALEAAVRAGTDTDTVAAIAGALLGARWGSSGVPLEWQRAVNGWPDLNGADLVRLALLTARDGSDDAGGWPSTPQLPSSHPGFAIPHPHDPGVVLGNLTTAQGVEPVDVDAVVSLCRMGMGPVLPGTDVEHVRVWLVDSQGDNANLHYVLDQAAREVLRLRQEGKRVLLHCYAGQSRTPAVAAVYSHLAVGTDPRTALKDLRTALVNGWHLSEHPELHDAVYELATPPAPGGKTARAVSRKNQAHDVSAGTGTGTGTADDKTGGPRDGTSAEQDSLFSVEPDEPDAARTPREFLKEKHAVSRVRGLLLGLAIGDTLGRAEGKLPADGPLRAGVSTQLACFTTEGIVRAWVRGDHRSLPYAPSGGVWHAYCRWAAMQGLKAHRWGSDGEVWPDGWLAQVPVLAERRGSAPATVTALARSVHGQVETPTTSRGCHALTRTLPVAVLGAAYGSEPAVDTAREIASLTHGDPAAHTATAQAVVLAQHCLTDLTEAKASSGGRTQVQQALQEGLRALRGIDRASAPEELDRLGQALEMAVAHPADAERLAKLAPDAIAPSALLGGVYVAASFPERDQVADALSFAAGAPDGDSVACVAGALLGAAHGAEALPVGLVSRHELAWVLDTLARDLVVQLADRPSDTEYTWGWDPNWRDRYPGW, encoded by the coding sequence ATGGCACGCATTCCCGCACCCAACCCCAAGCTGGACGCGCGGGCTGCCGATCGGGCCGCCGGAGTGCTTCTCGGCGCGGCGGTGGGTGACGCGCTGGGCGTGCCGTACGAGTTCAAGGCGACGCTGAGCGAGGACCAGCAGCCGATGATGATCGGCGGCGGCCTGGGGCCGTACGAGCCCGGTGAGTACTCCGACGACACCCAGATGCAGGTCTGCATCGCCCAGGTGGCGGCGACCGGAACGGATCTGCGCGACCCGGAGGCCCTGGACGCGATCGCCGCCAACTTCCAGGGCTGGCTCGGCGAAGGCGCCAGCGATGTCGGCAACCAGACCAGCCTGATCCTGAGCATCGCCGCCCGCGCACCCGGGTCGGCGGGCACGGCGATGCGGGAGGCGGCCCGCGAGTACACCGCCGGCAACGCGCGCAGCGCGGGGAACGGCTCCCTGATGCGTACCGGGATCGTCGCCCTCGCCCACCTCGGTGACCCCGCCGCGATGGCCGAGGCCGCCATCGCCGTCAGCGCGCTCACCCACCCGGACCCTGACTGCGCCGACGCATGCGTGTTGTGGTGCTCCGGCATTCGTACCGCCGTACTGGACGGGACCTTCGACGGCGTACGTGCCGGCCTGAACTTCCTGCCCGCCGAACGCCGGGACACGTGGGCAGAGCGGCTGGACGAGGCCGAGGCCCACCCACCGCGCCACTTCACCAACAACGGCTGGGTCGTCCACGCACTCCAGGCTGCCTGGTCGGCGATCACCCGTACCGCCGTGCCGGAGTTGAGTCCCGCCGAGGGCAGCTTCCCCGCCCAGCACCTTCAGTTGGCCCTGGAGGCGGCGGTACGTGCCGGAACGGATACCGACACCGTCGCGGCGATCGCCGGTGCCCTGCTCGGCGCGCGCTGGGGCAGTTCCGGTGTCCCGCTGGAGTGGCAGCGGGCCGTCAACGGCTGGCCGGATCTGAACGGGGCCGATCTGGTCCGGCTGGCATTGCTCACCGCCCGCGACGGCAGCGACGACGCCGGCGGCTGGCCCTCGACGCCGCAGCTGCCGTCCTCCCACCCCGGCTTCGCCATACCCCACCCGCACGACCCCGGGGTGGTACTGGGCAACCTGACCACAGCCCAGGGCGTCGAGCCGGTCGATGTCGATGCCGTGGTGTCACTGTGCCGTATGGGCATGGGACCGGTCCTGCCCGGTACCGACGTCGAGCACGTCCGCGTCTGGCTGGTGGACAGCCAAGGAGACAACGCCAACCTCCACTACGTGCTGGACCAGGCCGCACGTGAAGTGCTGCGACTGCGCCAGGAAGGCAAGCGGGTCCTGCTCCACTGCTACGCCGGGCAGAGCCGCACCCCGGCCGTCGCCGCCGTCTACAGCCACCTGGCCGTCGGCACCGACCCCAGGACCGCACTGAAGGACCTGCGTACCGCGCTGGTGAACGGCTGGCATCTGTCGGAGCACCCTGAACTGCACGACGCGGTGTACGAGCTGGCCACCCCGCCGGCCCCTGGAGGGAAGACGGCCAGAGCCGTTTCGCGGAAAAACCAGGCGCACGACGTCTCGGCGGGCACGGGCACGGGCACGGGGACGGCGGACGACAAGACCGGGGGCCCGCGCGACGGCACCTCCGCGGAACAGGATTCGCTGTTCTCCGTGGAGCCTGACGAGCCGGATGCGGCCCGGACACCGCGGGAGTTCCTGAAGGAGAAGCACGCGGTGTCCCGGGTACGCGGGCTGCTGCTCGGCCTGGCCATCGGCGACACGCTCGGCCGCGCCGAGGGCAAGCTGCCGGCCGACGGTCCGTTGCGGGCCGGGGTCAGCACCCAGCTGGCCTGCTTCACCACCGAGGGCATCGTCCGCGCGTGGGTTCGCGGGGACCACAGGAGTCTTCCCTACGCCCCGTCAGGAGGGGTGTGGCACGCCTACTGCCGGTGGGCCGCCATGCAAGGTCTCAAGGCCCACCGCTGGGGATCGGACGGGGAAGTGTGGCCCGACGGCTGGCTCGCCCAGGTGCCCGTCCTGGCCGAACGGCGTGGTTCGGCGCCGGCGACCGTGACCGCGCTCGCCAGGAGCGTGCATGGCCAGGTGGAGACGCCGACGACCAGCCGCGGCTGCCACGCGCTCACCCGTACCCTTCCGGTCGCCGTGCTCGGTGCCGCCTACGGCTCCGAGCCGGCAGTCGACACGGCCCGTGAGATCGCATCCCTCACCCACGGCGACCCCGCCGCGCACACCGCGACCGCCCAGGCGGTGGTATTGGCCCAGCACTGCCTGACCGACCTGACCGAGGCAAAGGCTTCGTCCGGCGGTCGGACACAAGTACAGCAAGCGCTGCAGGAAGGCCTTCGTGCCCTTCGTGGTATCGACCGGGCTTCCGCTCCTGAAGAACTCGACCGGCTCGGCCAAGCACTTGAGATGGCCGTCGCTCACCCGGCCGACGCCGAGCGGCTCGCGAAGCTGGCGCCGGACGCCATCGCGCCGTCGGCCCTGCTCGGCGGCGTGTATGTCGCTGCCTCCTTCCCCGAACGGGACCAGGTTGCCGACGCGCTGAGTTTCGCAGCCGGGGCACCGGACGGTGACTCGGTCGCCTGTGTGGCCGGTGCGCTGCTCGGAGCGGCCCATGGTGCCGAGGCCCTGCCCGTCGGCTTGGTCAGCCGTCACGAACTGGCCTGGGTCCTCGACACGCTGGCCCGCGACCTCGTAGTCCAACTCGCCGACCGCCCCAGCGACACCGAGTACACCTGGGGCTGGGATCCGAACTGGCGGGACCGCTACCCCGGCTGGTGA